The following proteins are co-located in the Scylla paramamosain isolate STU-SP2022 chromosome 37, ASM3559412v1, whole genome shotgun sequence genome:
- the LOC135091563 gene encoding mitochondrial import inner membrane translocase subunit Tim16-like — translation MAKHLAQVVIAGMQVVGRAFAKALKQEIAASQQAAQRAGGGAAGARHSAANQKLGMTLEEAKQILNIEELNEEKIQKNYEYLFNINDKSKGGSFYVQSKVFRAKERLDKELEDVVAAKQKQQHQEATQDSKT, via the exons ATG gccaAACACTTAGCTCAGGTGGTGATTGCCGGCATGCAGGTGGTTGGCCGTGCCTTCGCCAAAGCCTTGAAGCAGGAGATAGCAG CAAGCCAGCAGGCAGCACAGAGGGCAGGGGGCGGGGCAGCTGGGGCACGGCATTCAGCAGCCAATCAGAAGCTGGGCATGACACTAGAGGAGGCCAAGCAAATCCTGAACATAGAGGAACTGAACGAGGAGAAGATCCAGAAGAATTATGAGTATTTGTTCAACATCAATGACAAGAGTAAGGGAGGATCTTTCTACGTCCAGAGCAAG GTGTTTCGTGCTAAGGAGCGGCTGGACAAAGAGCTGGAGGATGTTGTGGCAGCcaaacaaaagcagcagcatcagGAGGCCACTCAGGACAGCAAAACCTGA
- the LOC135091559 gene encoding uncharacterized protein LOC135091559, whose translation MRSPSSSAGITKSWVEFMLTDYESRKIPSTTVTVNKFTIKNATKPGESFNAELILLDVEALLSSDGQSADIRQNKEYHLVVKFLTKDPLTCEVIKRCGYHIKELKMYSEVVRELNDFQATHASDKYRLFLPEFIYGKCTEKEYVLVMENVKVLGYETNPKQEGLSFEHAMVAVDHVARLHAVSYSYDKTHNFLEKFPCFQFSTAISTFFKPVVWASLANVITFLKSQKMYEDMVKKLETGRTTLPVKFAALWDDQTRHRFLALTHGDFWNSNLMYRHDESHNIESLKLIDWQIAQWNNPVFDLHYLLNTSTSFEMRRDHAEEILRHYHTTFTTATSTMGTPVPNWNYEQFKAEFERTSLVGFLMGMCLIQGTLSKAGENINRGGSACCPSSCWLTDKIKSGFAKVVVSLAFKPSSSYIMRASIKKVLSPIGQELVEGSNELLNSRLLDLLLEADEKGVLDVLSL comes from the exons atgagGTCCCCTTCCTCCAGTGCAGGCATCACCAAGTCCTGGGTGGAGTTTATGTTGACAGACTATGAGAGCCGGAAGATTCCTTccaccactgtcactgtcaACAAATTCACCATCAAGAATG CCACCAAGCCTGGGGAAAGCTTCAATGCAGAGCTCATTCTGCTGGACGTGGAGGCGTTGCTCAGCAGTGATGGCCAGTCAGCTGACATAAGGCAGAACAAGGAGTATCACCTGGTGGTCAAGTTCCTGACCAAAGACCCTCTGACGTGTGAGGTGATCAAACGGTGTGGCTACCACATCAAGGAACTCAAGATGTACTCGGAGGTGGTGAGGGAACTCAATGATTTCCAGGCCACTCATGCTAGTGACAAGTACAGACTCTTCTTGCCTGAGTTCATCTATGGCAAGTGTACAGAAAAGGAGTACGTGCTGGTCATGGAGAACGTGAAGGTGTTGGGTTACGAGACCAACCCCAAGCAGGAAGGCCTCAGCTTTGAGCACGCCATGGTGGCTGTGGATCACGTGGCACGCCTCCATGCCGTCTCCTACTCCTATGACAAGACACACAACTTCCTAGAGAAGTTCCCGTGCTTCCAGTTCAGCACCGCCATTAGCACCTTCTTCAAGCCAGTGGTGTGGGCCTCCCTGGCCAATGTGATCACCTTCCTCAAGAGCCAGAAGATGTATGAAGACATGGTGAAGAAGCTGGAGACGGGGCGCACCACACTGCCTGTCAAGTTTGCTGCGCTGTGGGACGACCAGACCAGGCACCGCTTCCTGGCCCTCACCCATGGGGACTTCTGGAACAGCAACCTGATGTACCGCCACGATGAGAGTCACAACATAGAGTCCCTCAAACTGATTGACTGGCAGATTGCACAGTGGAACAATCCCGTGTTTGACCTCCACTATCTGCTtaacacctccacctcctttgaGATGCGGAGGGACCATGCAGAAGAGATCCTGCGGCACTAccacaccaccttcaccactgccaccagcaCCATGGGCACACCCGTCCCCAACTGGAACTATGAGCAGTTTAAGGCAGAGTTTGAGCGGACGTCCCTGGTGGGGTTCCTGATGGGGATGTGCCTGATCCAGGGCACGCTGAGCAAAGCTGGGGAGAACATCAACCGTGGGGGCTCGGCTTgctgtccctcctcctgctggctGACAGACAAGATCAAGTCGGGCTTTGCCAAGGTGGTGGTGTCCCTGGCCTTCAAGCCATCTTCCTCTTACATCATGCGTGCCAGCATCAAAAAAGTTCTGAGTCCCATTGGCCAGGAACTGGTGGAGGGCAGCAATGAGTTGCTCAACAGCAGGCTGCTAGATCTGCTGTTGGAGGCTGATGAGAAGGGTGTGCTGGATGTACTGAGTCTGTAG